The Fibrobacterota bacterium genome contains the following window.
GAAGCAATACCCGAAATCGCCGGCCGCCGAAGAAGCCTACGTCATCTTGACCGACATCGCCTTGCGCCAAGGGAAAGGCGAAGCCGCCTTGGCCCAGGTCGCCCGCTTCCATCGCACGTACGGGACCTCCGCCTACGGGGCCCGCATGGCTTACTACCAGGGCCAAGCGGAACTGCGCGTGGGCAAGAACGCGGAAGCGGCGCGCGCTTTCGCGGCGGCCGCGGTGGCCGCCCCCAATGCCGCCCTCTACGCCAACGCCTCCAAGGGCCTTTGGGCCATCGTGGAAGGCGGAGGGCTGCTCACCGAAGAAGCCGAAGGCGTGCTGGAAGCGGCGGAACGCGATCCGGCCTTGCGCGCGGGCCTGTTGGAGCGCCTGGGCGACCAGTACCTGCGCGAGGGCCGCTACACCGCCGCCCGCTCCGCCTTCCAGGATTGGCTGGATCGTTATGGCAAAGGGGACGGGGCGGGTCGCGTGAAGGAAAAGCTGCGCCAGGCGGCGGAAGCGCCCGTGCAGAACCGCACCATCCTCTTGATGGCCCCCATGACGGGCGAGTTCTCCGACATCGGCAAGGCCATGAAGGAAGGCGCGCAGCTCGCCGTCGACGACAACAACGCCAAAGGCGCGGGCCGCATCGAGGTCCGCATCCTGGACGATCAAGGCAATCTCATCACCGGCATCCACCGTTTGCGGAAGGTCATGCGCGACGAGCCCATCGACGCCGTGCTGGGCCCGGCCATGAGCGACGTCAGCGCCGGCGTCGCCATCGACCTTTCCGCCCGCAAGAGCCCGGTCCCCATGGTCACCCCCACCGCCACCACCCATGGCATCGCGGCCTTGGGGGACGGCATCTTCCAGCTCAACGTCACCACGGGAACCCTGGGGCAACGCATCGCGCTCTATGCCTCCGGCTGCCTGAAGCTGAAGGACTTCGCCATCGTGGCTCCCGAGAGCGAGTACGGCTACCAATTGGCCGACGCCTTCCAGAAGACCGTGGAGCGCAAGGGGGGCAGCGTGGTCTCCGTGCAGTATTTCCAGCCGGGAGCGCAGGATCTGGCCCCGCAGTTCGAGGAGATCCGCAAGGTGGCGGGCAAGATGTACATCGAGAAGCTGAAGGCGGACGGCGTACCCGCTTCTGAGCTCGATTACAAGGCCCAGCAGAAAATCATGAGCGATTCCGTGCTGCCCCTGGACGGCGTATTCCTGGCGGCCACCAACGGCGAAGAGGCTTATACCCTCGCCTCGCAGGCGGCCTTCAACAAGATCCGCGCGCAATTCCTGGGCTCGTCGGGCTGGAACGATCGGGCCATGCTGCGGCGCAGCAGCACCGTCGCCGTGCAAGGCGCGTACTTCAGCGTGGACTTCCAGGAGAATTCCAAGACCGACGTTTACCTCGCGTTCTCGCGGGCCTACAACGCCAAATGGAAGCGCAACCCGGACAAGGTGGCCGCCCTGGCTTACGACGCGGCCCGCTTCCTCCTGCAAGGCTTGTCGACCGCGCCTTCCCAGGACCAGATCATCCCCAGCCTGAAGGCCATCAAGAGCTTCAACGGGGTGCTGGGGCGCATCGTCTTCGACGAGAAGTACGGGGCGAATACCAACGCCGCCATCTATCGGGTGGAGAAAAAGGGCTTCAAGGAAGCGGAGACCTGCCCCGAGGCGGAATGACACTGGCCCTGGGGCGGAATGGCGCCTGCCCCCGGGCGGCCTAACCCTGCCGCTTCTCGCTTTCAGGTAACGGGCGCGTTACCTCGGCGGTTTCCTTCTGGGCCGCGGGGCCCTTGAAGAGGCGCCGGAAGAAGGCCACCACAGCCAACAGACCGATCACGATGAATTTCTTGGCCGCCAACAGCCCGATCAGAAGCAATTTGAAGAAACCGACCTTGGCCAGCACGCCGCCGGCGACCAGGGCCGCGATGCCGTAGGTGGCCACCTTGTCGATCTTGGGATCGAACTCGCTGTAGCGGTTCCCGGGATCGAACTCCACGGCCGCCAGCACCGGCGGCATACCCGCCTTCACCGTCGCCAGCTCCCGCATGGTCGCCACCGCGGTCAGGATCAGGACCCCGCGGCGGCCCAGGATGCGGATATCGTAATTGAGGGAGTTGTGGTCGCTTCCCTCCGCGCGCAGCTCCTTGGCCCAATGCAGCTTATGCGCGGCCTTATCGTAATACGGCTTCTCGGCCCATCCCAGCAGGTGCATGGCCGAGTATCCCTGCTTGACGCGCTCCTTGTTATTCTCCTCGGTGGATTTCTTCATGGTCTTGAGCAGATCTTCGTAATCGATCTTCTCCGCATCATCGTCCTTCACGTAGCCTTCCGCTTCGGACTGGATGATGACCGCCCATGAGCCTTCGCCTAAGGGCTCCTGGCCCGGAGCCCATATCATCCCCAGGGTATGGATGTCGGGCGGATTGCCCCAGAACGAGGTCAGCACCGTTTGCGACTGCTTGGCATCGAGGTAGCGATACCCTTCCGGAAGCTTGAGGGTGGCCAGGCCCCCATCGAGCTTGATCTCGCCGGTTCGGTAGCTTAGGCGTTTGTCCATCTCGATTAGGGCCGCCATGGCGCTGTCCGGGGCCGAGCCTTGGCCCCCTTGGGAAAAGGAACTATCGGCGAGACCGGGAATGGACGGGGCGGGCGACAGCTTGGGGGATGCCGAAGCAGGTAGGCTGGCTAAGGCTAAAGCGAAGGCGGACGCGAGAACGAAGGGCGCGCGAAATCCTTGCATGGAACCTCCGGGTTGCGGGTCGCCAGAATGTAGACATTCCTTATATCTTGTCGCCCCATGTTCCCAGGCGGAAAAACGACCCCCGGCCCCGGAGAAGTCTTCGAGACGACCATCGAAAAGCTGGTGCCCGGGGGCGATGGCTTGGCCCGCCTGGACGGAAGGGTGGTTTTCATCCCCTTCACCCTGCCCGGTGAGAAGGTCCGCGCCCGCGTAACCGAAGCGAAAAAGGATTTCCTCCGCGCGATTGCCCTGGAGATCCTCGAACCCTCGCCCGATCGCGCGCCGCCGCCCTGCCCCGTGTTCGGCCGTTGCGGCGGCTGCGATTGGCAACATATCGCGCCGCCCGCCCAACTCCGCCAGAAGCTGGCCCTCGCCGAAGACGCCTTGCGCCGGGTGGGCGGACTCGCGTTCCCCGGGCTTACCATCGAAGGCGGGGAACCTTGGCGTTACCGTAACCGCGTGCAAATCCATCGCGACGCCTCCGGCACGGCCGGCTTCCTGGCGCGCGCCAGCCATGACTTGGTGCCCATCCGCGATTGCCCCATCTCCCGGCCGGCCTTCGGGCCCCTCTTCGCGCCCGCCCCCGCGCCGGGAACGGGCGCCCGCCCGTTGGAGACGGGCGCCCGCTTCCCGGCTTCCCGACCCTTCGCCGGTACGCGCCGCTTCTCAGCCTGGAGCCATCCCCTGCCCGATGGCGACTTCCTCATCAGCGCCGATCCCGCCGCCGCGGGACTGTGCCCGACGGGCGAAGCCGCGGAAATCGCCGCACCCCTTTTGGGCAAGACCTTGCGCTTCGATTTGCGCTGCTTCTTCCAAAGCAACCTGGAGATGACGGCGCGCCTGGTCCCTTACGCGCTGGAAGGGCTCTCCGGCCGCCTGGCGCTGGATCTGTATTGCGGCGTGGGCCTGTTCGGGACTTTCCTGGCGGACCGGTTCGAGCAGGTGCTGGCCGTGGAGGAGAATCCGGCCGCCCTGGAGTACGCGCGACGTAACATCGGAGTTACCCATGGTTTCCTGCGCGGCCGCGTGGAGGAACTGCTCCAGGCCGAACGCGGGCCTTTAGCCGAAGCGGAACCGGATACCATCGTGGTCGATCCCCCGCGCACCGGGCTCGATCGGGCCGTGGCCGGATTCCTGATCGCCAAACGGCCGGCGCGGCTGGTATACGTCTCTTGCGACCCGGTGACCTTGGCGCGCGACTTGAAATCGCTTCTGGCCGCGGGTTTCGCCTTGGAGGATTTGCGCCTGTTCGATTTCTACCCGCAGACCGCGCACGTGGAAGCGGTCGCGAAGCTGGCTTGGCGCGGGATTTTTTAGCTTTTCCCCGTCTTCACCGGAGGCTACGCATGCTCCTGACCGTCCTTTTCTGGGTCCTTCTCGCGCTTATCCTGGTCGTGCTGGGAGCGGGCTTGGCGATGTTCCTGAAGGGACGCGCGGGGGATCGCCAATCCCAGGAGGATTCCTCCCCGATCTACG
Protein-coding sequences here:
- a CDS encoding penicillin-binding protein activator; this encodes MQAIPYPKALPFCLSLCIAALADAKPAPAPASQSASAANAASASGDRAAAAALKRAEAAYQSGQLKEADAQLNRLLKQYPKSPAAEEAYVILTDIALRQGKGEAALAQVARFHRTYGTSAYGARMAYYQGQAELRVGKNAEAARAFAAAAVAAPNAALYANASKGLWAIVEGGGLLTEEAEGVLEAAERDPALRAGLLERLGDQYLREGRYTAARSAFQDWLDRYGKGDGAGRVKEKLRQAAEAPVQNRTILLMAPMTGEFSDIGKAMKEGAQLAVDDNNAKGAGRIEVRILDDQGNLITGIHRLRKVMRDEPIDAVLGPAMSDVSAGVAIDLSARKSPVPMVTPTATTHGIAALGDGIFQLNVTTGTLGQRIALYASGCLKLKDFAIVAPESEYGYQLADAFQKTVERKGGSVVSVQYFQPGAQDLAPQFEEIRKVAGKMYIEKLKADGVPASELDYKAQQKIMSDSVLPLDGVFLAATNGEEAYTLASQAAFNKIRAQFLGSSGWNDRAMLRRSSTVAVQGAYFSVDFQENSKTDVYLAFSRAYNAKWKRNPDKVAALAYDAARFLLQGLSTAPSQDQIIPSLKAIKSFNGVLGRIVFDEKYGANTNAAIYRVEKKGFKEAETCPEAE
- a CDS encoding DUF2167 domain-containing protein — translated: MQGFRAPFVLASAFALALASLPASASPKLSPAPSIPGLADSSFSQGGQGSAPDSAMAALIEMDKRLSYRTGEIKLDGGLATLKLPEGYRYLDAKQSQTVLTSFWGNPPDIHTLGMIWAPGQEPLGEGSWAVIIQSEAEGYVKDDDAEKIDYEDLLKTMKKSTEENNKERVKQGYSAMHLLGWAEKPYYDKAAHKLHWAKELRAEGSDHNSLNYDIRILGRRGVLILTAVATMRELATVKAGMPPVLAAVEFDPGNRYSEFDPKIDKVATYGIAALVAGGVLAKVGFFKLLLIGLLAAKKFIVIGLLAVVAFFRRLFKGPAAQKETAEVTRPLPESEKRQG
- a CDS encoding class I SAM-dependent RNA methyltransferase — its product is MFPGGKTTPGPGEVFETTIEKLVPGGDGLARLDGRVVFIPFTLPGEKVRARVTEAKKDFLRAIALEILEPSPDRAPPPCPVFGRCGGCDWQHIAPPAQLRQKLALAEDALRRVGGLAFPGLTIEGGEPWRYRNRVQIHRDASGTAGFLARASHDLVPIRDCPISRPAFGPLFAPAPAPGTGARPLETGARFPASRPFAGTRRFSAWSHPLPDGDFLISADPAAAGLCPTGEAAEIAAPLLGKTLRFDLRCFFQSNLEMTARLVPYALEGLSGRLALDLYCGVGLFGTFLADRFEQVLAVEENPAALEYARRNIGVTHGFLRGRVEELLQAERGPLAEAEPDTIVVDPPRTGLDRAVAGFLIAKRPARLVYVSCDPVTLARDLKSLLAAGFALEDLRLFDFYPQTAHVEAVAKLAWRGIF